From Sporosarcina sp. Te-1, the proteins below share one genomic window:
- a CDS encoding EAL domain-containing protein yields the protein MIIEELKKHPSIYLLVNQKFCISMADRDGILLHVNENFCELTQYGASELIGKDFGFLNPDYDKDMFFAEMNEAFQNNQYWHHKIRSKAKDGSPYWVEAIISPVYNEQGEFDGFISVDTDVTASELTSKQYIDIVENLRNIENALDHSSVVAITDPKGVITYVNEKFCELSQYAATELIGKTHRVVNSGYHPKSFFREMWKTIGNGNVWQGDIQNRAKDGSLYWVATTIVPFLDKEGKPIQYVAIRHDITGRKQAETSLEIALRHDFRQTVKNLQNAIFKYKSDDTGSIQFTLVEGKTAEKLGITAASLNNGKLNEEYRPEDLNRLAPFFHQALAGETVQFELTYSSMTFLVYLSPIFREGQVDEVVGTAIDITERMEAKRVIEHMAYYDYLTGLPNRRLLQEKVTDWIQVDDAPFALLFMDLDRFKTINDTMGHHVGDELLKAVGERLSLSVREDDFVARLSGDEFVVLVRSRDRSDVQAVAERIVEDLSYPYRLGQHEVFVAPSIGINFYPADATDYNTLMRNADSAMYLAKESGRGTYQFFTKQLHDELVEQTMVEMELRQALQRNQLSLVYQPQFDLKTGKMKGMEALLRWYHPIRGFISPAYLIPIAEDTGLILPIGQWVLKTACQDAKEWQRQGLPPMRISVNVSIRQFRQPSFVSDVKAILEETGLEPQYLNLEITESIMSDVHHCKLILQELRGLGVNASIDDFGTGYSSLIYLSKFPLTHLKIDQAFISELDENNTMIVKAIIDLARNLNLKVVAEGVETEDQARFLNQLHCDEVQGYLYAKPLSKADFTLLLEEQKNET from the coding sequence ATGATTATAGAGGAATTAAAGAAGCATCCGTCTATTTATCTTCTCGTCAATCAAAAATTTTGCATATCCATGGCAGACCGGGACGGCATCCTTCTCCATGTAAATGAAAATTTTTGTGAGCTCACCCAATATGGTGCTTCTGAATTGATTGGGAAAGATTTTGGTTTTTTGAACCCTGACTATGATAAAGACATGTTCTTTGCCGAGATGAACGAAGCTTTTCAGAACAACCAATACTGGCATCACAAAATTAGAAGTAAGGCCAAGGACGGTTCCCCCTATTGGGTAGAGGCGATCATCTCCCCCGTTTACAATGAGCAAGGAGAATTTGACGGGTTTATTTCCGTAGATACAGACGTGACGGCATCGGAGCTGACGAGCAAACAATATATTGATATAGTTGAAAATCTACGGAATATCGAAAATGCCCTCGATCATTCTTCCGTCGTTGCCATTACCGATCCAAAGGGTGTCATTACGTATGTGAACGAGAAGTTTTGCGAGCTCTCACAATACGCGGCGACTGAACTGATTGGCAAAACACACCGTGTCGTCAACTCAGGGTACCATCCGAAAAGTTTCTTCCGAGAGATGTGGAAAACAATCGGAAACGGAAACGTTTGGCAAGGAGATATTCAAAATCGGGCGAAGGACGGTTCACTCTACTGGGTAGCAACTACTATCGTTCCCTTCCTAGACAAAGAAGGGAAACCGATTCAATATGTTGCGATCCGCCATGATATCACTGGGCGAAAACAAGCGGAGACGTCGCTTGAAATCGCATTGCGCCATGATTTCAGACAAACTGTAAAAAACTTGCAAAACGCCATTTTTAAATATAAATCGGATGACACCGGGTCCATCCAATTCACATTAGTGGAAGGAAAGACGGCAGAAAAATTAGGGATTACAGCTGCTTCTCTAAACAACGGGAAACTCAATGAGGAATACAGGCCGGAAGATCTTAACCGACTCGCCCCGTTTTTCCACCAAGCACTCGCTGGCGAGACGGTCCAATTCGAGCTTACCTATTCATCCATGACCTTTCTCGTTTACCTCTCCCCCATCTTCAGGGAGGGGCAAGTAGACGAAGTTGTCGGTACAGCCATCGACATTACGGAACGAATGGAAGCAAAGAGGGTCATTGAACATATGGCCTATTACGATTACTTGACCGGGTTGCCAAATCGGCGGCTGCTGCAGGAAAAAGTGACGGATTGGATCCAAGTGGATGACGCCCCATTCGCTTTGCTCTTCATGGACTTGGATCGGTTTAAAACGATCAATGATACGATGGGACACCATGTTGGGGACGAATTATTGAAAGCAGTTGGCGAAAGATTATCCCTCTCCGTCCGGGAAGATGATTTTGTCGCCCGGCTGAGCGGAGATGAATTCGTCGTACTCGTCCGTTCAAGGGATCGTTCCGACGTTCAGGCTGTTGCCGAACGGATTGTGGAAGACCTGTCTTATCCGTACCGTTTGGGACAGCACGAAGTCTTCGTAGCGCCAAGCATCGGGATTAATTTCTACCCGGCGGACGCCACGGATTATAACACCCTTATGAGAAACGCGGATTCCGCGATGTACTTGGCAAAAGAATCCGGCCGGGGCACCTATCAATTTTTCACCAAACAATTGCATGACGAATTAGTAGAGCAGACTATGGTGGAGATGGAATTACGGCAAGCCTTGCAGCGCAATCAATTATCTCTCGTCTATCAACCACAATTCGATTTAAAAACGGGTAAGATGAAAGGAATGGAAGCCCTGCTCCGCTGGTATCATCCGATACGCGGATTTATCTCTCCCGCTTATCTCATACCGATTGCGGAGGACACGGGATTAATACTGCCTATCGGCCAATGGGTGCTGAAAACCGCATGCCAAGACGCAAAAGAATGGCAACGACAAGGCTTACCACCCATGCGGATCAGCGTCAACGTATCCATTCGGCAATTCCGTCAACCCTCCTTCGTTTCAGATGTGAAAGCCATTTTGGAGGAAACCGGCCTTGAACCACAATATTTGAACTTGGAAATTACCGAAAGCATCATGTCTGATGTCCACCATTGCAAGCTGATTTTGCAAGAACTGCGCGGCCTGGGGGTCAACGCAAGCATCGACGACTTCGGAACAGGCTACTCATCCTTGATCTACTTAAGTAAATTTCCACTCACCCACTTAAAAATAGATCAAGCCTTCATTAGCGAACTGGACGAAAATAATACTATGATTGTCAAAGCTATTATTGACCTTGCCAGAAACCTGAATTTAAAAGTCGTCGCAGAAGGCGTCGAGACCGAAGATCAAGCACGGTTCCTCAACCAGCTTCATTGCGACGAAGTGCAAGGCTACCTTTATGCAAAACCCCTTTCCAAAGCTGATTTCACCCTCTTGTTGGAAGAACAAAAAAATGAGACGTGA
- a CDS encoding uracil/xanthine transporter: MRSSQTITLLAGFQWLFFMFANTVVIPISVGSAFDLEQVEIVSAIQRSFILTGLACVLQGLIGHRLPLMEGQSGLWWGVILSLAATADALGMDLATVGGSIAVGAMISGALVSVFGLLGVGELLKKWFTPAVMFVFLLLLANQLISIFLKGMVGLNEGTAIDLKMAGFSFLLAAFTILIHVKGKGLFSRLNLLIGMVLGWIASSLLFPEEAVEAIHTTPFLQWFPWGEPTLQWGIVLTVIMTGLLNTTNTVATLKESEDLFGKVTTRYQYKFSFFLTGILTTLSGMLGLVPFAPYASSLGFLQSTGIRERTPFFLGAALFVILGLSPSLTAFFSTIPHSVGNTVLFVAYLQLFRSTLRNIEGLSFDPKTVYRVALPALVGLAVMTFPTSVFSSLPELIQPLLSNGLLMGIMTALMMELFYWFGPRIRHLPARK; the protein is encoded by the coding sequence ATGAGGTCTAGTCAAACCATTACGTTGTTGGCCGGGTTCCAATGGTTGTTTTTCATGTTTGCGAATACGGTGGTCATCCCAATCTCGGTGGGCAGTGCATTTGATTTGGAGCAGGTGGAAATTGTGTCGGCGATTCAACGGTCGTTCATTTTAACCGGGCTTGCTTGTGTGCTGCAAGGTTTGATTGGCCATCGGCTGCCGCTCATGGAAGGACAGTCGGGGCTTTGGTGGGGTGTGATCTTAAGTTTGGCGGCAACCGCGGATGCACTTGGGATGGATTTGGCGACTGTCGGCGGCAGTATTGCAGTGGGCGCCATGATATCGGGTGCGCTCGTGTCGGTTTTCGGTCTGTTGGGCGTCGGAGAACTGTTGAAGAAATGGTTTACGCCTGCCGTCATGTTTGTTTTTCTTTTATTGCTGGCCAATCAATTGATATCCATTTTTCTAAAAGGGATGGTCGGTTTGAATGAAGGGACTGCCATCGATTTGAAGATGGCCGGCTTTTCCTTTCTGCTCGCTGCCTTCACTATTCTCATCCATGTAAAGGGCAAAGGTCTCTTTAGCCGCTTAAATCTTTTGATTGGCATGGTGCTCGGCTGGATTGCTTCCTCTCTACTATTTCCAGAGGAAGCGGTGGAAGCCATACATACAACACCATTCCTGCAGTGGTTTCCATGGGGAGAGCCAACATTGCAGTGGGGCATTGTCCTAACTGTCATTATGACCGGTTTGCTGAATACTACAAATACGGTCGCTACATTGAAAGAATCGGAGGATCTGTTTGGAAAAGTGACGACCCGCTATCAATATAAATTCTCTTTCTTTTTAACCGGCATTTTAACAACCTTATCCGGAATGCTTGGTCTTGTCCCCTTTGCACCCTACGCCTCTTCTCTCGGTTTTCTCCAGTCGACCGGCATTCGTGAACGTACTCCTTTTTTCCTGGGGGCCGCCTTGTTCGTTATACTTGGTCTTTCCCCTTCGTTGACAGCCTTTTTTTCAACCATACCGCACAGCGTCGGCAATACCGTCTTGTTTGTCGCTTATTTGCAATTATTCCGGTCTACGCTCCGTAATATCGAGGGACTTTCATTTGATCCGAAAACGGTGTATCGGGTCGCTTTGCCCGCACTCGTTGGCTTAGCCGTTATGACCTTCCCGACATCTGTGTTCTCCTCCTTGCCGGAACTCATCCAGCCACTGTTATCGAATGGTTTGCTGATGGGCATCATGACCGCTTTAATGATGGAACTCTTCTACTGGTTTGGCCCGCGGATCAGGCACTTGCCAGCCAGAAAATGA
- a CDS encoding translation factor GTPase family protein yields the protein MFKTIGILAHVDAGKTTFSEQLLFHTNSIRTRGRVDHQDAFLDNHEIERNRGITIFAEQGNFTYNGSTYTIIDTPGHVDFSPEMERAIQVMDYAIVLISAADGVEGHTETVWQLLQKHRIPTFFFLNKMDREGTDLPGILNEMRMSFSTELMDVSQLKEGALSDELIEFIAERDEELLERYMEGDYDEDAWRSAIRRMIQELQVFPYGCGSALKDIGINEFLDAFDRLTVTDYCKESDLAARVYKIRHDENGNRVTFLKLMSGTLRVRHEIHTGTTVEKVTQLRRYNGKKYTTVDHAVAGELIAVTGLAEAAIGDGIGALPGGAAYDLIPTLRSSVRFDSSIPLKDMLHAFRTLDAEDPSLQVVWDEHVQEVHVHVMGVIQLEVLKQVVRDRFGYDIEFGQPTILYKETISAPVNGYGHFEPLKHYAEVHLRIEPAERGAGITFANECHANDLSIGNQNLIKHHIFEQDHHGLLTGSALTDVKITLLTGRGHNEHTSGGDFREATFRALRQGLEKTDNVLLEPYYDVKVKIDMDHIGRVLSDIQQAHGTFDPPETIGEKTVITGRVPVATFMEYSTIFASFTNGKGAMTLRFSGYDVCHNPEEVIERIGYNKDADPEYTSTSIFCAKGKGYAVPWNEAEEAMHLL from the coding sequence ATGTTTAAAACAATAGGAATCCTTGCTCATGTCGATGCCGGAAAGACGACATTTTCCGAGCAGTTGCTCTTTCACACGAACAGCATCCGGACGCGTGGTCGGGTCGATCATCAGGATGCTTTCCTCGACAATCACGAAATCGAACGGAATCGGGGCATCACCATCTTTGCAGAGCAGGGGAATTTCACATACAACGGTTCCACATATACGATCATCGACACGCCGGGCCATGTCGATTTTTCGCCAGAGATGGAACGGGCCATTCAAGTGATGGATTATGCGATTGTCCTGATCAGTGCAGCGGATGGCGTGGAAGGACATACGGAAACGGTTTGGCAACTCTTGCAGAAACATCGGATACCAACCTTCTTCTTTCTAAATAAAATGGATCGTGAGGGCACGGATCTTCCCGGCATTTTGAATGAAATGCGTATGTCCTTTTCAACAGAACTTATGGACGTATCTCAATTAAAAGAGGGAGCATTGTCCGACGAACTGATTGAGTTTATTGCGGAAAGGGATGAAGAGTTACTGGAGCGGTATATGGAGGGGGATTATGATGAGGATGCCTGGAGGAGCGCAATCAGACGCATGATCCAGGAACTCCAAGTTTTCCCATACGGCTGTGGCTCCGCTTTGAAAGATATCGGCATTAACGAATTTTTGGACGCTTTCGATCGCCTGACCGTGACAGATTATTGTAAGGAAAGTGATTTGGCGGCCCGGGTCTATAAAATTAGGCACGACGAAAACGGCAACCGGGTAACATTTCTGAAATTAATGAGCGGCACGTTACGTGTGCGACATGAAATCCATACGGGGACGACAGTTGAAAAAGTAACCCAGCTGAGACGCTACAATGGGAAGAAATATACGACGGTTGATCATGCGGTGGCGGGTGAATTGATTGCCGTGACAGGGCTCGCTGAAGCCGCCATCGGAGATGGAATCGGTGCATTGCCAGGCGGCGCCGCCTATGATTTAATTCCCACGCTGCGTTCGAGCGTCCGTTTTGATTCATCCATTCCTCTGAAAGATATGCTTCACGCCTTTCGGACACTGGATGCGGAGGATCCATCCTTGCAAGTGGTTTGGGATGAGCATGTTCAAGAAGTGCATGTCCATGTGATGGGTGTCATCCAGCTTGAAGTGTTGAAGCAAGTGGTGCGCGACCGGTTCGGCTACGACATTGAATTCGGCCAGCCGACTATTCTTTATAAAGAAACAATCTCAGCACCAGTGAACGGGTACGGTCATTTTGAACCACTCAAGCATTACGCAGAAGTGCATCTACGGATTGAACCGGCCGAACGGGGTGCAGGCATTACCTTTGCGAATGAATGCCACGCGAATGACTTATCCATTGGCAATCAAAACCTGATTAAGCATCATATCTTTGAACAGGATCATCATGGTTTATTGACAGGCTCGGCGCTCACCGACGTGAAAATCACGTTATTGACCGGAAGAGGACATAATGAACATACGTCTGGCGGCGATTTTCGGGAAGCAACGTTCCGCGCCTTGCGACAAGGGCTTGAGAAAACAGACAATGTCCTGCTTGAGCCTTACTATGATGTGAAAGTAAAAATTGACATGGATCACATCGGGCGTGTCCTTTCGGATATTCAACAGGCACACGGCACGTTCGACCCTCCTGAAACAATTGGTGAAAAGACCGTCATTACAGGCAGGGTCCCTGTTGCCACTTTCATGGAGTACAGCACAATATTCGCTTCGTTTACAAATGGCAAAGGAGCGATGACGCTGCGGTTCAGCGGCTACGACGTCTGCCACAATCCAGAAGAAGTCATCGAACGGATCGGCTATAACAAAGATGCCGATCCTGAATATACGTCTACATCGATTTTCTGCGCTAAAGGGAAAGGCTATGCCGTCCCATGGAATGAAGCAGAGGAAGCGATGCACTTACTATGA
- a CDS encoding DUF6434 domain-containing protein, with the protein MRPILNKDLSVQDFLDYYWLKAELQTFCRGNGLSAAGSKGEITDRICTFLETGKIMKPLRRATARTKQKTQKELNLETVITADHRCSQDVRAFFKTVIPTFHFSTFIQNYFKQNIGKTYRDAVSAWHEEEKRKKDPAYIREIAPQFEYNRFIRDFFADPNNKGKSRAEAIEAWDTCKRLPGSREYRPDRVPSPSVRHEADK; encoded by the coding sequence ATGAGACCTATTTTAAATAAAGATCTTTCAGTTCAAGATTTTCTCGACTATTACTGGTTAAAGGCAGAGCTTCAGACGTTTTGCAGAGGAAACGGGCTAAGCGCCGCTGGATCGAAGGGGGAAATAACAGACCGTATCTGTACATTCTTAGAGACCGGAAAGATTATGAAGCCACTCCGCCGGGCAACCGCTCGGACAAAGCAGAAGACACAAAAAGAATTGAACCTCGAAACGGTCATTACGGCAGACCATCGATGCAGCCAAGATGTACGAGCCTTTTTCAAGACCGTCATTCCTACGTTTCACTTTTCGACCTTTATTCAAAATTATTTTAAGCAAAACATCGGCAAAACGTATCGGGATGCTGTATCGGCCTGGCATGAAGAGGAGAAACGGAAAAAAGATCCCGCATACATAAGGGAGATCGCTCCCCAGTTTGAATATAACCGGTTCATTCGAGACTTCTTCGCCGACCCAAACAACAAAGGCAAAAGCCGGGCAGAAGCGATTGAAGCCTGGGATACATGCAAACGGCTCCCAGGAAGCCGTGAATACCGGCCAGATAGAGTGCCCTCTCCAAGCGTCAGGCATGAAGCCGATAAATAA
- a CDS encoding class I SAM-dependent methyltransferase → MNAKEMDNQLRIKTEGTLELLSQSPHYNRYEATPYEAMDMLFRTYELQKEDGFIDYGCGKGRVSFYVHNRFRCTVTGIEMNGRLYDDALTNLLHYHGKARRKKEGLLRFERCYAETYEVEPTDNRFYFFNPFSVQVFIKVAGRILESVADYRRPVDLILYYPSLDYIQYLETKTAFELVQEIKLGGIYESNEDERFLIYRLHA, encoded by the coding sequence ATGAATGCCAAGGAAATGGACAATCAACTGCGCATCAAAACAGAGGGGACGCTTGAGTTGTTAAGTCAGTCGCCACATTATAATCGGTATGAAGCCACCCCGTATGAAGCGATGGACATGCTGTTCCGCACCTACGAGCTTCAGAAGGAAGATGGTTTCATTGATTACGGATGTGGGAAGGGACGGGTCTCTTTCTACGTCCATAATCGGTTTCGGTGTACGGTAACCGGAATTGAAATGAATGGGCGATTGTACGACGATGCTTTGACAAATTTATTGCATTACCACGGCAAGGCCCGCAGAAAAAAGGAGGGGTTGCTGCGTTTTGAACGCTGCTATGCCGAAACGTATGAAGTAGAGCCAACCGATAACCGCTTCTATTTCTTCAATCCGTTCTCCGTGCAAGTCTTCATCAAGGTCGCCGGCCGCATATTGGAATCTGTTGCTGACTACAGGCGGCCGGTCGATCTCATTTTATATTACCCTTCGTTGGATTATATCCAATACCTTGAAACCAAAACCGCCTTCGAGTTAGTACAGGAAATTAAATTGGGCGGAATCTATGAAAGCAACGAAGATGAACGGTTCCTTATTTATCGGCTTCATGCCTGA
- a CDS encoding co-chaperone YbbN, which yields MSHVLTVKAEDFQKEVLESELPVFVDFFTDECGPCQAFEPVLEDVAEDLSDKVKFVKHWVTYEDFEAKSNPVQLKYDISAFPSLYLFKNGEVVKTFIGYLNRQDFLDFLEEVL from the coding sequence ATGTCTCACGTACTAACAGTTAAAGCAGAAGATTTTCAAAAAGAAGTACTAGAAAGCGAATTGCCGGTATTTGTTGATTTCTTTACAGATGAATGTGGCCCATGCCAAGCATTCGAACCGGTTTTAGAAGATGTGGCAGAAGATTTATCCGATAAAGTAAAGTTTGTTAAACACTGGGTCACATATGAAGACTTTGAAGCGAAATCAAACCCGGTACAATTAAAATACGACATCTCCGCTTTCCCATCGTTGTATCTTTTCAAAAACGGTGAAGTCGTCAAAACGTTTATTGGCTATTTAAATCGTCAAGACTTCCTTGATTTTCTAGAAGAAGTCCTTTGA